The following nucleotide sequence is from Campylobacter coli 76339.
TTATTAAGCTCGATTTCTTTAGCTAAAATCGCTTTTTGTCTAGTAATTTCTTGACTCGGCTCTTGTGAAATTTGTTCTTTAGCAAAACTCTCTGTTTGCTCTATAATTTTATCTTGCTCTTGAATTTGAACTTGATTATTTACTTGATGATTATTTAAAGGTTCTATTTCTTCAACTTTTACAATAGGTGTTGGCTCCACATAAGGGTGTTCTAATTCTTCAACTACAGGTATAAAATCATGGATGCTTTTATTTATGCTTTCCATTTTTTTGATTTCAATTTCACTTTCATCAAAATCTATAACTTCAATCTCATTTGTCTTTTCTGACACAGAAAAAGTTTGCACATCTTGCATCTTTACTTCTTCTTTTATGCTTGATGTCTCTTGCAAAGGAGTGCTAAAATTATATTTGCTTCCTTGTATGATATGATTTAGATCGGGTTCTAATTTATCTTTTTTTTCTAACTCTTTGATTTCTTCTTGAACCTTATTTTCCAAAATTTCATTTTGATAAGCTTTATATTCTTGCTCTAATTTTGCTTCTTTTATAAGATTTTCTCTAAGTTCTAATTCTTTAGTAAAAATTTTTGGCTTTATTTCTTGCTTGGGTACAGAAATTTCAATATTTTTTCTTTTATAACTTGGCTCATCTAAATTTTTATTGCTTGTGTCAATTTGCTTAATATCTTCAAGCTTTTTAGGTTTTAAAAATCGTTCTGGAATCATATCTGCCTCTTCTTCTGAAATAAAATTAAAATCTTCGTCAAGTTTTATACTCATTCTGCTCGCTTTTTGAACAAAACTTCTTACTTGCTGTGAGTTTTCATACATAAAACTTTTGGCTTCTTTTATGCTTTCTTGATCTATCTCTACTTTTTCATCTAAAATTTGATTTTTAAGCTTTTCAAAATTCTCTTTTGCGGTAATTATAGAATTTTTACTAGCATTTATATTGCTATATTTAATAAGCTGTTCTGTTTGATTTAAGTTTAAATTTTCATTCTCATTTTGATTTTTTTCTTGAGCGGAATCGATACTCTTTTCTGAAGTGATAATAGGTGCTTTAGGTTCTATTTTACCTAGATCATCCTTTTCATTTTCTCCGCCAAAAACCCTCATTAATAATGCTTTTAAAGCATTTTCTATCCTAAGTAAGTTATTAAAATTGAGCTCAATCTTAAAAAGCTCCTTTGTAGTCTTTGGAAACAATAAAACAAAAGAAAAAAACAGGAGCAAAAGAGCAAAAATTCCACTTCCAGTATGTCCTAAGATTGTAGAAAAAATCACATAAGAAAGTTCTAGTACATAACCAAAATTAGGATAAAAAACCGCAAACAAAAGTAAGCTTGAGAAAAAAGCAAATCCTATGCCAAAAAGCTCTCTTCTTGTGAAATTAGCTAATTTATAATTTCTCTTATAATAAACATAATTTAAGACAAATAAGAAAAAAGGATAATAATACGCAAATTCCCCAAATAAAAATAAATTTAGCTTATAAAGCCAAACTCCCATATCTGGAGCTAACATACAAAGACATAGATAAAAGATACCAAAAGTAGAACTTGTAAAAATGGCTTCTTTTTTGATGATTTTTCCTTAAAATAATTTTTAAGAAGCCATTATATCATAGTTTTTTTACATATAATTTAATAAGCTAAGTTGCGATATCGTCGTGCTAGCTTTCAAAGAAGCTTGATAAGCAAGTTGCGTTTGCATCAAATTCATCATCGCCTCACCGTAATCAACATCAATCACATTTGATTTTATACTTTGAACATTAACACTTAAAAAGGTTGCACGCGTGTTCACCCCATCGATGGTATTATGATATGCTCCCATTGTTGTATTAAGCTTGCTGACATGATCTGCTAAATGATCAAGTCTTTCTAAAGCTCCTTGCATTCCTGTATTTCTTGGATCTTCACTTTCAGAATCCGCTCTCATATTTCCACTCAAAACAGCATCTATCATCAAATCCAGATCTTTGATAATGTCCACATTTGGCTCATCTATAGTTAAAGAATTGTTCGCGCTAAAATTGAAATTTGGACCATTTTGAACGGTAGAAGTTGTGGTAAAAGGAGGTGTTGGAAAATGTCCACTTTGAGAGTCGCTAAGAGAAATTTCTATATTAGTTCCTGATGAAAGTTTATCAGTTACACTTATACGACCTTTATAATCCATACTTACATCTACAGTTGCATTAGAATCTTTCATGAGTTGTTGTATGTTTTGATAATCCGCCGCAGCTACTTTTCCATTGGTTGGATTGATACTTGCGGTAGGAATTTTATCTGCAGCAAACATTCCTATAATATCATTGATTTGTCCGTAGGTAATATCGTTTGATCCTGTGACAACGCCACTATTTCCTGTTGCAGGATCAGTATGCATAATAGGAAAGCTTATAGTTTGTGTAGGATCATTAGGATCAGGAAAACTTACAGTTGAAGTTTGTAAATTTATACTTACATCATAAGTATTTCCGCCTTTAGAATTAACTTTTAAATTCAAAGTCGTACCATTTAAGCTATCTCCTGCCATAACTTCGCTAAGCTTGGTTGATTCGGTAGCATAAGCATTGCTTCCTTTGATAACTTGAGAAACATTACCGTAAACCGTATTGCCATCTTTTTCAAAATAAACATTATCATAATCAGCTCCATTGGCTGCATTTCCATCTGTATCTGTCATTTTACTTTTAATAAAATCAGTTTGTTTTAAATCGATTGTAAAGTTTTGGTTATTAATTGTTACGGTCACGGGATTATTTAAGTTTGTGATATCTCCATTGCTAGGATTTGCAGTAGCAGCAGCCATCACCCTATTTGTAACCTCTTCCATGGAAATACCTTCTTGCTTAGCAGCATCGATAATGCCCGTAAGCTCACCCCTATCATCAGCTTGCGGCGTGAAAGCTACAGCGTGAAAATCAAGTTTATTATTGCCTTGTTTTAAATCTGTGATTTGAATTTGACCGCTATCATTCATGCTTACTTCAACGACTTTATTGTTTGGAGTATTACCATATAGGGTTCCGATATTTTCCATTACATCTTCTAAAGTATCTTCAGGTTTTACAAGCACAGCACTTTTAAAACTTGTTCCATCTGGTCTTGTGCCTTGAACATAAAGAGTAGTAGGAGGAAAATCTAGCTTATCATCATATTCAAAGTCTTTATCGGCATCCAAGCTATTATCTTGTACATAACCTTGACCGATTAGTTGTTGCCATTTAGAATCACTTGTAAGATACTTGGTTTGATCAGGATTTTGAGTAAGATCCCAACGATTATCCGTAAAACTGACATTGGTGCTTATTTGTTTTTTATAGTCACCATCGGCTTTAAAAAACAAATCCCATCCAGGGATATTATAAGGACTTTCGGTGCCCGATCCAGTTACTACATTGATATTGTTTTTATCTCCATAATAATTTCCATTAGAATCAAAAGGTTTATTAGCTACTTGTGAACCCGCAAAAAGATATTGCCCATTAACACTAGTATTTGCAAGCTGAACTATACTTTCTTTAATTCGTTCTAATTCTTTAGCTATAGCCTCTCTTGAAGTTTGAGAATTACTATCGCTTGCTGCTTGAGTAACCTTTACTTTAAATTCCTCAAGAAGCTTCACCATATCTTGCAAAGCCTTCATACTGTTTTGGGTCATT
It contains:
- a CDS encoding Flagellar hook-associated protein FlgL — translated: MRITNKLNFTNSISTSMGAQSSLYQISQQLSSGIKIQNSYEDASVYIDNTRLEYEIKTLEQVKQATNSAKEMTQNSMKALQDMVKLLEEFKVKVTQAASDSNSQTSREAIAKELERIKESIVQLANTSVNGQYLFAGSQVANKPFDSNGNYYGDKNNINVVTGSGTESPYNIPGWDLFFKADGDYKKQISTNVSFTDNRWDLTQNPDQTKYLTSDSKWQQLIGQGYVQDNSLDADKDFEYDDKLDFPPTTLYVQGTRPDGTSFKSAVLVKPEDTLEDVMENIGTLYGNTPNNKVVEVSMNDSGQIQITDLKQGNNKLDFHAVAFTPQADDRGELTGIIDAAKQEGISMEEVTNRVMAAATANPSNGDITNLNNPVTVTINNQNFTIDLKQTDFIKSKMTDTDGNAANGADYDNVYFEKDGNTVYGNVSQVIKGSNAYATESTKLSEVMAGDSLNGTTLNLKVNSKGGNTYDVSINLQTSTVSFPDPNDPTQTISFPIMHTDPATGNSGVVTGSNDITYGQINDIIGMFAADKIPTASINPTNGKVAAADYQNIQQLMKDSNATVDVSMDYKGRISVTDKLSSGTNIEISLSDSQSGHFPTPPFTTTSTVQNGPNFNFSANNSLTIDEPNVDIIKDLDLMIDAVLSGNMRADSESEDPRNTGMQGALERLDHLADHVSKLNTTMGAYHNTIDGVNTRATFLSVNVQSIKSNVIDVDYGEAMMNLMQTQLAYQASLKASTTISQLSLLNYM
- a CDS encoding Cell division protein FtsK, with the translated sequence MLAPDMGVWLYKLNLFLFGEFAYYYPFFLFVLNYVYYKRNYKLANFTRRELFGIGFAFFSSLLLFAVFYPNFGYVLELSYVIFSTILGHTGSGIFALLLLFFSFVLLFPKTTKELFKIELNFNNLLRIENALKALLMRVFGGENEKDDLGKIEPKAPIITSEKSIDSAQEKNQNENENLNLNQTEQLIKYSNINASKNSIITAKENFEKLKNQILDEKVEIDQESIKEAKSFMYENSQQVRSFVQKASRMSIKLDEDFNFISEEEADMIPERFLKPKKLEDIKQIDTSNKNLDEPSYKRKNIEISVPKQEIKPKIFTKELELRENLIKEAKLEQEYKAYQNEILENKVQEEIKELEKKDKLEPDLNHIIQGSKYNFSTPLQETSSIKEEVKMQDVQTFSVSEKTNEIEVIDFDESEIEIKKMESINKSIHDFIPVVEELEHPYVEPTPIVKVEEIEPLNNHQVNNQVQIQEQDKIIEQTESFAKEQISQEPSQEITRQKAILAKEIELNKALLREIEQGEIEKPKDFELPPLEFLTNPSHNKQEINESEIDKKIYNLLEKLRRFKIGGDVISTYIGPVVTTFEFRPSADVKVSRILNLQDDLTMALMAKSIRIQAPIPGKDVVGIEVPNDEIQTIYLREILESEVFKNAKSPLTIALGKDIVGNAFVTDLKKLPHLLIAGTTGSGKSVGINSMLLSLLYRNSPKTLRLMMIDPKMLEFSIYNDIPHLLTPVITDPKKAVNALSNMVAEMERRYRLMAEAKTKNIENYNEKMKELGEEELPFIVVIIDELADLMMTAGKDVEFYIGRLAQMARASGIHLIVATQRPSVDVVTGLIKANLPSRISYKVGQKIDSKVILDAMGAESLLGRGDCLFTPPGTSSIVRLHAPFASEFEIEKIVDFLKDQQSVEYDESFLKDQQSMGVTSSESINNGEYDELYEDAKRVILSDGKTSISYLQRKLNIGYNRAANIIDQLTESGVLSEPNTKGQREIL